The genomic stretch CTCTTCAGGAAACTGTCATTGCCGACCCAGAGACAATTAGGGCCGCTGAGAGCTCGGCGGCTTCTGCGACGCAGGAGTCTGGCACCCTGCGCGTGTTGCTCGGCATCAATGCGCTCATGTTCGTGGTGGAAATGACTGCTGGCCTGATCGCCCAGTCTACCGGCTTGATCGCTGATTCCTTGGACATGTTTGCCGATGCAGCTGTCTATGGCCTGGCCCTCTATGCCGTAGGGCACAGTGCGAAGATGCAGATACGTGCCGCGCATCTGGCTGGGGTACTGCAACTGATTTTGGCTATCGGCGTGCTCGTCGAAGTGTTGCGACGTTTTGTATTCGGTAGTGAGCCTGAATCACTGATGATGATGGCCATCGCCTTCGTCGCGTTGATCGCCAATACCGGTTGTCTGCTGTTGATATACAAGCACCGCGAGGGCGGCGCGCATATGAAGGCAAGCTGGATATTCTCGGCCAATGATGTGTTGATCAATATGGGCGTCATCACCGCCGGTGCCTTGGTCGCCTGGACGGGGTCTAGCTACCCTGACCTGATTATCGGTACCATCGTGGGCCTAATCGTCCTCAACGGCGCCCGGCGCATCCTAGCACTCAAGGCATAAGGCTGCACGGTATGCAGCTATCGATGCCTGGGACACTTAATCGAAGTGGCTGTATAAGTGCGCTAGGCCTGAACGACTACGAGTAGCGTGAGGTCCGGAACTAGTAAGGCAGCGTATCTAGGAATCTACCAAGGAAGGAAGATGATGGATAGTATTTGGCTGGTACTCGGCTTGGCGCTGTTGCCCGCGTTGGGAAACTTCAGTGGCGGGCTTGCTGCGGAGGCCTCCCGAACGACAGGGCGCCGTCTCAATTACGCCCTTCACGGTGCTGCCGGCCTCGTCATTGCGGTGGTGGCGGTGGAAATCATGCCACGTGTGCTGGAGAGCCTTTCAGCCTGGCTAATCGCCCTCGCTTTCGCGCTGGGTGGCATTGTTTACGTAGGCCTTGAGAAGCTCGTTGAGAGTCTCCAGAAGCGGCAAGGTCAGCAGAAAGAAGGCAGTCAGACGAGTGTCTGGATGATCTATATCGCCGTGTCCATCGACCTGTTCAGCGATGGCCTCCTGATCGGGGCGGGGTCGGCGGTCTCACCGTCGGTCGCGATAATACTGGCGGCGGGGCAGGTGCTCGCGGATGGCCCTGAGGGGTTCGCGATGATCGCCAACATGAAAGACAAAGGAATTCCCCGCAGCAAGCGCTTGCTGATCTCTGCCTCCTTGGCGGTTCCCGTACTCTCGGCAGCCATCTTCGCTTATTTCGTGCTCAGGGACCTACCGGAAGCGTTCAAGCTAGCGGCATTGACGTTCACGGCAGGCCTTCTCACGGTCGCTGCCATCGAGGACATGATATCCGAGGCTCATGAGAGCGGAGAAGATACCCACGTCTCGCCGCTGGCCTTCATAGGCGGCTTTGTCCTGTTCGTTCTGGTATCGGCAGGCTTGGAAGGGGTTGTGTCACAAGGCTAATGTACAGCTCTCCAATAAAGCCCCTGTCGTGCTGACCCACGAAGCAGCCCCTGTTTACGGTGCACCTAATCGTGGACAGAAATATTCACTTTCCCCCCAGGTCAGTCCCGCCGAATGGGTTGATGTGCAAGAATGCCAAGCGTGGGCTATTCACGTTGGCGGTCATGGACGATTGCCACCCTTACGGGGCTTGTTGAGCCATTGGGTGGCTTATTAGGCGCTGGGGTCGTCAGCATGTCACAAGCGTTGCTTCCCTGAGGATTGGCCTTTGCGGCGGGAGCGATGCTGTATGTGATCAGTCATGAGATTATTCCCGGAACTCATCGGAGCGGGCACAAAAAAAGGCCACGCTGGGCCTTTCCATCGGATTGGTACTCATGCTGTTTTTGGATGTTTCTCTGGGCTAACCATTGGGCGTGGGGCGTAGCGTTAGTTCTAACCCAAGTCGTGAGCCCCTCCGTGCGATTTTTCAGTGATACAGAGCTGATGATCACTGATGACCTCAATGATTCGGCAGCTTCCCACTTTGCCACCGGCACACTGCGTGACCATCCGTTGAAGCTCCTCACGCAGTGCGGACAGTCGCTGAAGGCGGGACTCCACTTTCTTTAGGTGATGTGTGGCGATGGCATCAACTTCTTGGCAAGGCATATCAGGTTGATCTGACATGGCCAAAAGCTCTCGCACTGACTCTACCGAAAAGCCAAAGTCGCGGGCATGACGAATAAAGGTCAAGCGCCGCACAGCGTCGTCTCCATAGCGGCGCTGCCCCCCACCGGTTCGTGTCGCATCGCGCAACAGCCCAATACGCTCGTAATAGCGAACCGTTTCTGGTTTGCAGTCGGCTCGTCGTGCTAACTCACCAATGCTGATACTTTGCCCCATCATCGACATGGTAAAACTCCTTACGCAGGGCTTGAAGCTATAGTTGCTACAAGGTTTACACTGCGAAACCATAGCCCATTGGGAGAAGATGCACCATGAAAACATCAACGCAGGCGACAGCGCCTACCTTTTTGACGCTGCGTGTTGAAGGCATGGACTGCGGCGGTTGTGAGCGCAAGGTCGTGTCGGCGCTAGAGCGGCTGGACGGCATTGAGGAAGTCACGGCAAGCTCGATCACGGGATCGGTGAAGATTCATCACCACGATCACGGGGCCCCCTCGCGGAAGACCATTGAGGGCATCCTGAACGAACTAGGCTATCAAGTGGCTTCCCATGATGGCCAAACACACGCATCTGGCTCTGCATCCCCTTGGTGGCAAACCGCTAAAGGGCGCTTGGTCATTATCACAGGAAATCTGCTGATAGTGGCCTTCGCGCTTCGTTTAGCATGGCCTGCGCTGGGCAATGTGCCTTTCATTCTGGCCACGCTGGTCGGCTTAATGCCCATTGCGCAGAGTGCCTGGGGCGCCCTCAAGATGCGCAACCCCTTTACCATCGAGATGCTGATGTGCATCGCTGCGCTTGGCGCATTGGCCATCAATGCTGCCGCTGAAGCTGCGATGGTCGTGTTCTTGTTCGCCGTAGGTGAGCTACTCGAAGGGGTAGCTGCTTCACGGGCGCGCCGCAGTATCTCAGCCTTGGCAAATTTAACACCCTCAACGGCGAGGCTGATGGACAATGGCCATCTGCGTGACGTCTCGGCGGAGTCACTTAAACCCGGCCAGCGTGTGCTGGTGCGGCCCGGTGATCGCGTTCCCTGCGATGGACGCATCCTGGTGGGCACCTCCGACATTGACGAGTCGCCGGTAAACGGCGAGTCCATACCCCGTTCGCGAGCGCCTGGTGATGACATTTTTGCTGGCACAGTGAATCTTGATGCCGCCCTGGAGGTGGAGGTAACACGAGGCGCTGATGACAATACGATCGCACGCGTTATTCGCCTGGTTGAAGAAGCACAGGCCGCCAAGGCACCGATAGCACGCTTTATTGATCGTTTTGCGTATTACTATATGCCCGCCGTCGTCTTACTCGCCCTCCTGATGGCGATAGTGCCACCGCTGGTATCGACCATGGCATGGTCGGAGTCGATTTACCGTGCGTTAGCATTGCTGTTAATCGCATGCCCCTGCGCATTAGTCATTTCCACCCCAGCCGCCATCGCCGCAGGCCTCTCGGCGGGCGCTCGGCGCGGCCTACTGATCAAAGGGGGAGCCGTTCTTGAACAGTTAGGTAAGCTTCGCTTGGTGGCATTAGATAAAACGGGCACCCTCACTGCGGGTACCCCAAGAGTCACAGATGTGGAGTCTTGGATCGCTGAGGAAGACGATAACAGCGTATTGCGGCTCGCCGCTGCGATAGAGCGAGATTCCAGTCACCCTATCGCCACGGCTATCGTTGAGCATGCCCGACAATCGGGCCTAAACCTCCCCACCGCCACCGGCAGCCGCGCTCTGGCGGGGCGCGGTGTCTCAGGCCAGGTGGAGGGTCGCGAGCTGAGCTTAATGACGCCTCGTCACCTTCACGAGAAAGTCATCCTGGAGGAAAGTCTCAGTGCTCGGATTATCGCGTTAGAAGAAGCCGGTAAGAGCCTCGCTCTCCTCGTCGAAGGCGAGCGTTTGTTGGGCTTGATCGCTGTTCGCGATGAGCCACGCGAAGATGCCCTTGAAGGCCTAGCGGCGCTATCCCGTTTAGGCGTACAGGCGGTCATGCTCAGCGGTGATAATGCCCGCACCGTCGCTGCCACTGGGGGTCGCTTAGGCATTGAAGCGTACGGCGAACTAATGCCTGAAGACAAGGCAGCGTATGTTCGAGACTGGCAAGCGACAGGTCGTGGCCCCATCGGTAAAGTAGGCGATGGCATCAACGATGCACCGGCACTCGCGGCAGCCGATGTGGGTATCGCGATGGGTGGCGGCACGGATGTGGCGTTGGAAACCGCCGATGCAGCCTTGCTCAAGAACCGCGTTACCGGCATCGCTGAGCTGATAGACCTCTCTCGTGCCACGCTACGCAATGTGAAAACCAACGTTGTTCTCGCCCTTGGCTTAAAAGCCATTTTCCTGGTCACCACAGCGCTGGGTATTACCGGTATGTGGATTGCGGTGATGGCCGATACCGGTGCTACCGTCCTGGTGACGTTGAACGCCATGCGACTGCTGGGTTATCGCTTTTCGCCCAGTACCGCATTGACAGGCCTGTCACAAGGAAAAACAACGTCATGAGAACAGCGCAACACGACAGCCCTTCACGACGTTGGCCATGGTTCACATTTGCTTGCGTGTTGGCTCTAGCCGATCAACTGGTCAAAGAAATCGTGCATGCCCAGATGTCGTTTGGCCAAGTCATTCCGCTAACACCGTTTTTTAACTGGGTTTACACCGGTAATACAGGGGCCGCTTTCAGCTTTCTCGCGGAGGCAGGTGGTTGGCAGCGCTACCTCTTTCTTGGTTTAGCGTTGGTGGTGGTCGTCGTATTGCTCGTGCAGCTATGCAAACCCAAGCCGCGCTTGGAAGCCTGTGCGTACAGTCTGATTCTTGGCGGCGCACTCGGTAATACCGTTGATCGCTTAGCGCGTGGGTACGTCGTCGACTACCTGGATGTTTACTGGGGCGAATGGCATTGGCCCGCCTTTAACATGGCCGATATCGCGCTGTTTGCAGGTGTATTGATGTTCGCAGTGGCGTTATGGCGTGAAAGTCCTGCTTTTAAGCGCGCTGAGTAACGGTATGGATTCGGTCGATCAAGAAAAAAAATATACGCTTTTTGCTGGGCGACCCTCACCAATAGTCGATTGCGTTGTAGCGCTAGCCGCTGGGGTATTGACCACCTTGAGTGCCGCCCCCTTTTCTCTATGGTGGCTTGGTCTAGTGGCCGTGGCACTGGTCTATTGGAAGATACAGTCGCTAACGCCCGCCATGGCCACCCTGCGTGGGTGGTGCTATGGGGTAGGCCTGTTCGGTTCTGGCACATCATGGGTCTTCGTTGCTATTCACGATTTCGGTGGCACCGGGGCCTTGGTGGCGATGCTCCTCACCACTCTTTTTGTCAGCGCTCTGGCGCTCTTCTTTGCAATCCCCTTTGGGCTCTATCGACGCATCGCGGGGCCACGGTTCGCCTTTCTTAGCTTTGCCGGTATGTGGGTGATGAGCGAATGGCTACGCACCTGGTTGCTCACCGGCTTTCCCTGGTTATTGTTAGGCACCTCTCAGATAGATTCTCCATTAGCCCCATGGGCGCCCGTTGGTGGTGTGTACTTGCTGTCACTCATGACCGCGCTGACAGGTACGTTAGGGGTAGAGGTACTGCGTCGCCGCTGGGTTTTCCTCGTCCCAATCGCCGCCTTGTGGATCGTTCCATTCCTATTGCCCGCCCAATGGACAACCCCTGCTGGCAAGCCCATCCGGGTGGCATTGCTGCAAGGGAATCTTGATCAGCGCATTAAGTGGACTGCCCAAGGGCAGCGCGAGGCGGTCAATATCTACACAACAATGACACAAGAGCAAGCAAGGGACATTGATCTCATCGTTTGGCCCGAGGCAGCCCTTCCCATGCTTGAGCAGGAAGCACAGCGAATACTGGAGCAAGTAGCGTCCGACCTGGGGCCTAACACCGCCTTGTTGACCGGCATTTTGCAACGCGACAGTGAAGGGCGCTCTTATAACAGCGTCATAG from Halomonas meridiana encodes the following:
- a CDS encoding heavy metal translocating P-type ATPase; the protein is MKTSTQATAPTFLTLRVEGMDCGGCERKVVSALERLDGIEEVTASSITGSVKIHHHDHGAPSRKTIEGILNELGYQVASHDGQTHASGSASPWWQTAKGRLVIITGNLLIVAFALRLAWPALGNVPFILATLVGLMPIAQSAWGALKMRNPFTIEMLMCIAALGALAINAAAEAAMVVFLFAVGELLEGVAASRARRSISALANLTPSTARLMDNGHLRDVSAESLKPGQRVLVRPGDRVPCDGRILVGTSDIDESPVNGESIPRSRAPGDDIFAGTVNLDAALEVEVTRGADDNTIARVIRLVEEAQAAKAPIARFIDRFAYYYMPAVVLLALLMAIVPPLVSTMAWSESIYRALALLLIACPCALVISTPAAIAAGLSAGARRGLLIKGGAVLEQLGKLRLVALDKTGTLTAGTPRVTDVESWIAEEDDNSVLRLAAAIERDSSHPIATAIVEHARQSGLNLPTATGSRALAGRGVSGQVEGRELSLMTPRHLHEKVILEESLSARIIALEEAGKSLALLVEGERLLGLIAVRDEPREDALEGLAALSRLGVQAVMLSGDNARTVAATGGRLGIEAYGELMPEDKAAYVRDWQATGRGPIGKVGDGINDAPALAAADVGIAMGGGTDVALETADAALLKNRVTGIAELIDLSRATLRNVKTNVVLALGLKAIFLVTTALGITGMWIAVMADTGATVLVTLNAMRLLGYRFSPSTALTGLSQGKTTS
- the lnt gene encoding apolipoprotein N-acyltransferase; this encodes MDSVDQEKKYTLFAGRPSPIVDCVVALAAGVLTTLSAAPFSLWWLGLVAVALVYWKIQSLTPAMATLRGWCYGVGLFGSGTSWVFVAIHDFGGTGALVAMLLTTLFVSALALFFAIPFGLYRRIAGPRFAFLSFAGMWVMSEWLRTWLLTGFPWLLLGTSQIDSPLAPWAPVGGVYLLSLMTALTGTLGVEVLRRRWVFLVPIAALWIVPFLLPAQWTTPAGKPIRVALLQGNLDQRIKWTAQGQREAVNIYTTMTQEQARDIDLIVWPEAALPMLEQEAQRILEQVASDLGPNTALLTGILQRDSEGRSYNSVIGLNDVQGEYQKAHLVPFGEYLPFQSLLADTLAFFDLPAPRLTPGSDGQAPLHVAGTTIGTAICYEIIFADHVAQQARNAELLFTVSNDTWFGRSIGPHQHLQMARLRALENGRHLLRATSNGVTAIIDSQGHVTARAPQFEQASLTGEVTPMQGLTPFTRTGSGPAWILAALLTLLGLQLNLSRSKNDALDEKGT
- the lspA gene encoding signal peptidase II, yielding MRTAQHDSPSRRWPWFTFACVLALADQLVKEIVHAQMSFGQVIPLTPFFNWVYTGNTGAAFSFLAEAGGWQRYLFLGLALVVVVVLLVQLCKPKPRLEACAYSLILGGALGNTVDRLARGYVVDYLDVYWGEWHWPAFNMADIALFAGVLMFAVALWRESPAFKRAE
- a CDS encoding cation transporter; translation: MRKTGGGPCGCDATSATDTDMPVFSEASGKYVSVYAVPKMDCPSEERMIRLALNGFDEIQTLSFDLSNRRLEVLHDGEAEPITAKLATLGLGASLQETVIADPETIRAAESSAASATQESGTLRVLLGINALMFVVEMTAGLIAQSTGLIADSLDMFADAAVYGLALYAVGHSAKMQIRAAHLAGVLQLILAIGVLVEVLRRFVFGSEPESLMMMAIAFVALIANTGCLLLIYKHREGGAHMKASWIFSANDVLINMGVITAGALVAWTGSSYPDLIIGTIVGLIVLNGARRILALKA
- a CDS encoding helix-turn-helix domain-containing protein; amino-acid sequence: MSMMGQSISIGELARRADCKPETVRYYERIGLLRDATRTGGGQRRYGDDAVRRLTFIRHARDFGFSVESVRELLAMSDQPDMPCQEVDAIATHHLKKVESRLQRLSALREELQRMVTQCAGGKVGSCRIIEVISDHQLCITEKSHGGAHDLG
- a CDS encoding ZIP family metal transporter — protein: MMDSIWLVLGLALLPALGNFSGGLAAEASRTTGRRLNYALHGAAGLVIAVVAVEIMPRVLESLSAWLIALAFALGGIVYVGLEKLVESLQKRQGQQKEGSQTSVWMIYIAVSIDLFSDGLLIGAGSAVSPSVAIILAAGQVLADGPEGFAMIANMKDKGIPRSKRLLISASLAVPVLSAAIFAYFVLRDLPEAFKLAALTFTAGLLTVAAIEDMISEAHESGEDTHVSPLAFIGGFVLFVLVSAGLEGVVSQG